A section of the Piliocolobus tephrosceles isolate RC106 chromosome 14, ASM277652v3, whole genome shotgun sequence genome encodes:
- the INSL4 gene encoding early placenta insulin-like peptide isoform X1, translating to MPSLFWSYLPAIWLLLSQLLREILAAELRGCDPRFGKRMMSYCPMPEKTFTTTPGGWLLESGRPTGSHQKSHGKFGVEGKLQEKQKNSLTLEAVGALPTWQPETQGGENREASKKKRCQPPTTKMEYP from the exons ATGCCCAGCCTGTTCTGGTCCTATCTGCCAGCAATCTGGCTGCTGCTAAGCCAACTCCTTAGAGAAATCCTAGCAGCAGAGCTGAGGGGATGTGATCCCCGATTTGGAAAAAGGATGATGTCATATTGCCCCATGCCTGAAAAGACATTCACCACCACCCCAGGAGGGTGGCTGCTGGAATCTGGACGACCCACAG GGTCTCACCAGAAATCTCACGGGAAGTTTGGGGTAGAGGGGAAGCTGCAGGAAAAACAGAAGAACAGCCTCACCTTGGAGGCTGTTGGTGCCCTCCCCACCTGGCAGCCAGAGACACAGGGTGGAGAAAACAGGGAAGCCTCAAAGAAA AAACGGTGTCAACCTCCAACAACAAAGATGGAATATCCTTAG
- the INSL4 gene encoding early placenta insulin-like peptide isoform X2, with product MPSLFWSYLPAIWLLLSQLLREILAAELRGCDPRFGKRMMSYCPMPEKTFTTTPGGWLLESGRPTETVSTSNNKDGISLGTTSEFIPNLSPELKNPLSDGQPSLKKIILS from the exons ATGCCCAGCCTGTTCTGGTCCTATCTGCCAGCAATCTGGCTGCTGCTAAGCCAACTCCTTAGAGAAATCCTAGCAGCAGAGCTGAGGGGATGTGATCCCCGATTTGGAAAAAGGATGATGTCATATTGCCCCATGCCTGAAAAGACATTCACCACCACCCCAGGAGGGTGGCTGCTGGAATCTGGACGACCCACAG AAACGGTGTCAACCTCCAACAACAAAGATGGAATATCCTTAGGTACGACATCAGAATTCATTCCTAACTTGTCACCGGAGCTGAAGAATCCACTGTCTGATGGGCAGCcatcattgaaaaaaataatactttcctga